A portion of the Magnolia sinica isolate HGM2019 chromosome 17, MsV1, whole genome shotgun sequence genome contains these proteins:
- the LOC131230484 gene encoding uncharacterized protein LOC131230484: MKGLMRFRQKGKLAPWFISPFEVLDRVEAIAYRLGLPTALADNASYTKEPIRILDYKEQLLQTKTIPLVKVLWSHHGEEEATWERKAEVKEKYPHLFNNTP, translated from the exons ATGAAGGGTCTAATGAGATTCAGACAGAAGGGGAAGCTAGCGCCATGGTTCATTAGCCCTTTTGAGGTCCTGGATCGTGTGGAAGCCATAGCATACCGCCTTGGGCTACCTACTGCACTGGCTG ACAACGCCTCTTACACCAAGGAACCTATCCGCATCTTGGACTACAAGGAGCAGCTCCTCCAGACTAAGACGATACCATTAGTCAAGGTTCTTTGGTCACACCATGGAGAAGAAGAGGCGACGTGGGAACGAAAAGCTGAGGTTAAGGAGAAATACCCTCA